ACAGATATAGCAGCATGACAGAAGTATCTTAAACAGCACAGGTAAATGAGATGAATCCACAAAAGGTTTTCAGTGTTCCTGCACAATAAAGTGGTTAGTAGACACAAATATATTTCTGGTATCAAAGTTGACATAGAAAATATCTGCATTCTGTATCAGATTTCACGTAATATTGTCTGATTCAAGCAGTGTTCTTTTTTCAGGGACTATTGTTCAAAAAGATACATCGATTTAACCTAGCAAGTTTGGCTAGTTCTGTTTGGTAACGTTTCTCTCAGTCTGCAGCCGTCATTTAAACAGAAAGAAGCCATGCACACGCAGCAGACGCAGCCACACTGGGGTTGTCTGCAGGAAAAACCGGAGTCGTCTATGTTGAGTTCACCTGCAAAAGGAAAGGGGAATTTGAGCTGGAGGCACAAGTAAACATGTCGGAATGCAGGTAAACAGGACACTGTTGTCCTTTAAGGAAGTGGTTGTGTGTCAAAAGACAATGGAAAAGGGCGGAAGGGTGAAGCCCAATGTCAACACCGCATGGACAGAAGCAGCTTTACAGAGGTCGATGGAACAGCGTTTGGACAGGACCAAAGTGAAAATCAAATCTATTTGTTGCCACATGAACTGAGGTCATTTTGAAGCCTCAAACCTGTATTTAACGTCGAAGAGGGTTGAGTCATCCTCATCGTCATTTTCCTCATTGAGGGGGGCCATCTCTACGCGCTCTGCGGGGGTTGTTATGATATCATATTTGCGCGTTTTCCTGATCCGCCGTCCTGATCTGTGGGGGGAAAGAGCAATTCCAAATATCCAGATTTTAAATGCATGATTTTGAATGcatgatttcatttttgttttcatatgGCACCCATTTATAAGATCTATCAGCTCAAAATAAgaccttttaaacattttattattagATGTAAATAATGAAACTGTAAAGCTTATGCCATGAATGCATAAAAACATGCATCCTATTGTTATTTATAGCCAGGCCGCAATAAATTCTATGTGACAGCTGTTTACAGGTCTAAGATATGATCTGAGTTAAATCGATTATTGTAAAACTAATAGTTGTTCATTCATTTAGTGCCTCCAGTTTCAACCTCCCTGTGGGAACATCTCTGACCAAAACCCTCCACGCACAACCACAAATGGATCAGTTGCCTTTATTGGTCCCATCGATCATCCTACCTGACCACTTTGATGACCAGGCACACGACGAGAACAGCTGTTAGCGCGCACACGACGATGACGGCGTTTTTCAGAGTTGGAAGGTGCGTCATGAGAGATGAAATCCGGGATCCAACTGTGGCCTCTGTCATGTTTTGCGCCCGTTCATCCTCGCCGATGACGACCGACGGTGTGGTAGAATTTAAGGGTGTTGTTGAGGGTGATGAAAGAGTTTGTGGCTCCGCGCTGACCCGCCAAAGAAATGCGAGCGCCAAAGTCAAGGCCAGACTGTGCGCCCCCATGATGCTGCGGAATTAAAATATTACACAGAATGTTGTTGCGTTGTTTTTCTCCCAAAACACAGTAGCTGGAACGCAAAAGCAGTTGTCATATTACTGAGCGCCGATAACGATAACGTCAATGCGCTGCGCAAATATCCAGCTGTGAGTGTGTCCGAGCTTCTCCTACAAATCGTTATCAAGCGGTTTTGGGAAATTAGTTTCCACGAACGTGTGTCCTTTACAGCGATTCCCTCCTGATTGCATTAGGACTTGTGTGGATAGGAGGATTATCCGCCTCCAGAAAGACTCCGCAGCGCTGGCGCTGCTGGATGGGAATGCGCGTTTGTGCTGCCTTCACGGCACCCTCGTATTTTAGTCAATCTACCTGACCTGCTCTaaaattatataaaaaaaaataatggcaGCTTCAGGGACTGTAAACAAAACTGTGTAAAACAGGATATTAACCAATTTCCTCGAATCtacttttcatttttattatccaACTGAATTATATTCAATTGCTTATTATAGTCGactttctatttatttttaagagcgGTGAGTTTGAATCATTGTTATCATTGTATCACGTATTTTCAAATGGTTGTTTCTGACATTGTGCGAAAATATACAGCAAACCGAGTAAGGAATTTATGTCGCGGATGAGAATGCTCATCAGATTTCAATACATTTCCAATTAAACCTGAGAGTCACATGTCAAACAGGTGCGCCTAATGATTCGACCGATCTCAGACAGCAAGTGAATGCATCATTTCCTTATTCACCAATaaagacagaagcagcagactGCTGGGTCACGACCGCAGATTCCAGGAAAAAACCTTGGAGAACAAGAAGTCATggccaacatttaaaaaaaaaacaccccaataTTATcatgcgtgcgcgcgcgcgcgcgtgtgtgtgaaagagagcgACAGAGCAGTTCCAATGTAAAACTACGTAGAAACTACGTACAACTTACAAATCGTTCAAGATGCTTTTTGTTTGATGTTTGTGAGCTCTGTGCATTTTTATTAAATAGTAAAAATGAGAGGTGTTATTTAATTTTTCCCTGCAAGATTTATAGGCCCTGTAGGGACGTAAGGATTCAATATAATCACAGGCCACAAGATGGCAGCATAGAATAAAAGCCTGACAGTCTAAACAAGGTCCCCCTTTAGGTATTTTACAAGTTAATCATATTTCTagcacagtttttttttattatgtcaAATGTCAGGATGGTGATATGTTTATTTTCAATACTTGTCATGATCACCTTGCTGGATTTGATTTATATCACTTTACTTGATCTGAGAGCTTCAGATGACCTTTAAAATGCTGACTTTAAGTATCCCCTATCAGGACAGCAGCTCCGTTTAGCTGCCAGCCACGGGAAagtaacctttgaccctgaGCTTTCTGCCATTTCTGCCCCTCATCTTAAAGTGCTATTGCATGTAAATGCAGTAAGTTAGCTTCTTACCAGCGTACCATTGTTCTTTGTGTGTCCTAGGGGAGAAAGCAAgtgtttttaaatttgaatttgatGACTGCATTGCCATATTTtgtttataataataattttgtTTGAAATATGTTGTACAAGCCTTGGTGTCGTcgtcatcactatcatcatcaccaggtCTGGAATTTCCCAAGTTTGAACAATTGGTCAAAAGATATGATGTGGTCATGCATAGAAATAAGGTTAGATTAGTTGCATTACTTTATATTCAGAGGGGATATTCTGCTGATCAAGATCCCTTTCAACTTCAACAACTGAAATAAATAATGCAACATTGAGATTAGTTGCAAATATATAGTTGGAGGcatgattgtttttgtttttttttaagatctAGGGGGCTTGGAGTCAATCCTTGTCAAACCCATTGAAGCAGTTTGTCAATCTCCGGCTGCTCGTTTCATTTAGAACCTTGAGGACGCAATGATCTTGAAGGACATTTCTGTTGCTGGGCTAGAGATCTATTTATAGAAATCTGCCCTCGCAGGGAGTCTGCGCAGTAGAGCCTCGCTCCTGATTGGCTAGCGGTGGGGGTGGAGCGGAAGCCACAGGCTCGCGGACTGTCCATTAAAGGAACCAAATATGTTGGCAGCGATTGgtagtttatttttcttccttagCGGGACTGTTAATACACCAACTTTAAAGCTCAAATGAAAAGATTCAGTAATTGTTACAAGACAAATGGCCCCAATCCTACCCTTTCCTTTGCGGTTGTCATGTTTGTACATAAGTAAACATCCAAACAAATGATTGCTCTTGTATTATTAACTTTGAACACATACTATTCAACGTTTCTATCAGGGGAAAGGGACACTATTGGAAGGaagaaaacagacaagacagaTGTGCTTTCGTCCCATTAATAAAATACGACAGATgatttaaacacatttgtttATCAATTACAGCAATGGTGTTTGTTAGAACTTGGTGATGTTCACGTTTCTCCAGAACCAAAAGGCTTAC
The nucleotide sequence above comes from Takifugu rubripes chromosome 9, fTakRub1.2, whole genome shotgun sequence. Encoded proteins:
- the fam174b gene encoding membrane protein FAM174B, translating into MGAHSLALTLALAFLWRVSAEPQTLSSPSTTPLNSTTPSVVIGEDERAQNMTEATVGSRISSLMTHLPTLKNAVIVVCALTAVLVVCLVIKVVRSGRRIRKTRKYDIITTPAERVEMAPLNEENDDEDDSTLFDVKYR